The window tgtttttgagggaaacacgggAAAGCCCaggaaacttcctggcttctctctgccattttcATAGAACCAGTTCCAAGCTGCACCCTTGGAAAAGCAACTATTTGCATGGAGACCAAGACAACTGTACCTCTCACTTCTGTGAAGGCAGTGGTAACTGGAGAAAAAAGTGGCTTCTGGTTGCAAATCCCCTGTTTGAAAAATATTGGAAGCTGCACCTATAGAGATATATGTGAGACAATTGACTCCTTCATCCCACCTGGGGAGccttgccccaagtctctccaTACCTTTGGCCTGCCTTGCTACTGCCCCTTTAAGAAGGGGACCTACTCCCTGCCCAAGACCAGATTCCAAATACCTCCCATGAAGATGCTGCCTTCTCTCAGCAGTGGCAACTACTATGCTCAGATCATTCTAAGCAATGATAATACACATCTGAGCTGTTTCAAGATCAATGTCTCTCTCATGGAGAAATGAAGACTGTGATCTATGCCTGGAAAGCAAAGTTGaccttccttcccaccttcccaaAGGTCCTCTCAGTTCCCCATCCTTTCCCATCCTCCTTCTTGGGGAATGGCTTTGCTGCCTAGCCATTATGTGTTCAGCTCCACCTCCTTCCTCTAGCATCAGCCAGGGATCCCTGCTAAGAAAAAAGTCCAACTCTAGCTATTTGAGTTGGGTGTATcagctttcttctttcccaagacAGCTACCTCTCTGTTCTTTTGTCTTCCCACATAACCCAGGCCGCAGGCTCTATGAGCAGCTAAGTGGGAACAGGCCCCAGGACTATTCCCTCATCGGAAACCCATTCAAGAAGCACCTTCCTGATGATATTTCTCAATTTAGCAAacgaataatagctaacatttacttaGTTTGCAAAGGTCTTGAgatatatttcctcattttaatgaCCCTCCTACTCAAGCTTCCCTCAGTTTTCCCCTAGTGCCACTTGTAGAATTTCcctaccctctttttttttgggggggggttctgaTTGAGGGACTCTATTCCTGTGTTTTCTGGAAAAGCAGCAGCCAATAGTAGCTACACAAAATGGATCCTGAGATCCTTTTTGGAGGGGGAGTCCACAGGACCTCATTCTTACTGGACAGCAACCCTAGCTCAGTTTGAATGTGCCTGAGCTGGTAATCCAGCCAGTATGCCATGGCAACAGTGATTATCCAAGAGTCTTGTTTATACTGTGGAGCCAGTGACCAGGGAGTCAGACTCTAGGCTTTCTGCATGGGCCAAACCTTATCATTGCCCAGGTTGCCCTGAGGTGCATGCCAGTCTTCTGAGAACATTTACCAAAGTTCTTTAGCTAAGGAGCCATGCCTCCCCTGCCCACCATATCCCCTTTTTAAGGGTTAGGGAtgtgggtggaggtgggggaagctGGAGCCTGAGGTGGATCAGTCATACCATACTTTTAGGCGAGGTATAGAAATGCCAGTGGTGAACCCAAGGTTAGGGATATATAGTAAACTGAAACTGgactaaaataaatttatatttaagtcttctacaaataaacaaacaaacaaatagagagatagatagataaatgaatgaatgaataaataaatagataaatgaatgaatgaataaatacataataaaatcaATCATGCTACTTCCTATTCAACTTTTGGAAACTTTCTAGCTTGCTCAGACCTAACAGAGTTTTCTTCTGAAGTAGCTATTGATAAATCAGAGTGACTTCCAATCCATAATAAGTCATGAAGAATCAAGTTTATTCTAGTTGGATTTTACTAATTGCTATTTAATTGCTATTGTCATATGAGCAAGGGCACAGTGTCAGGGTCCAGTACTCTCTAGGATTTCTTTTGTTGGGCTGGAGTTGATATATTCACTCTACCTACACCCATACTGAAAGTTTTAGGTTGAGTCCCACTTTGGGGAAACCAGGCAACTGTACCTATTTTTCAGTATCCTAGAGATGAACATTGTAGGGAGGAAGgcacatgtatacaaataatgCCTTTAGCTCCTGAACCTAATCAGAGTCTGCTGCTCATTTAATCAACTCagctaaaatgacaaaattggctcaataaagcaaaactaataataaaataacataatagTATACCTGAAACTCTAGGTCATACTCCCTCATCAATGCATATTTGTGACCATGGGGGAAAGTGACGACAAAATTTACAGAAATCAACTCTGAAAAATATTAATATGGAAACCCATGGGCCTAAGGAACCCATAATTCTGGACCATAGTCTTGAATGTAATTGGTATCTTTAGGGAAGTATCTGCCCCATTTATTACTTGTTAGATGAAACTACAAGTATTCTGGAACTCGTTACTCTCCTGATGTGAAAAACCAGGACACTGACacattttcatactttttttcttaaaggaaacACCACTTTTATACTTAGGACATATAACACCCCATGTCTGTTCCTTTTGCTACATACAAAATAAGGTAGTATTGCACTCTTTCAGTGAAAAATAGTTTCTTTAAGTTCTTTCAAAGCCATCCAGTTTTGATCTGTGTTTATGACAAGGGGCTACTCCCTCTCAACATATAAAGGGGAGTAAAGAGTAACCATAAAGAAATGTATGAAAAGATTCCATACTCTTAAGCTACAGGTGGCACTAGAGAGTAATATAGCCTTTATTAAACAGCTATTCAAATAGTGAAGTAGTTTACTTTCTCTAATAAGATGATTCCCTCCAACTAGAGCTTTTCTCCAATGGGACCACCTCCCCACATCAACTGCATATCCTCTCTCTTAGCAGCTGGTACCAGCTGTGTTATAATTCTGTTGCCTTTTCACATCTGTCATATTCTcagttctcttttcctcttcttcttcttcttcttcttcttcttcttcttcttcttcttcttcttcttcttcttcttcttcttcttcttcttcttcttcttcttcttcttcttcttcttcttcttcttcgtcttcttcgtcttcttcgtcttcttcttcttcttcttcttcttcgtcttcttcgtcttcttcttcttcttcttctccttcttcttaaAGTAGCTTCTCTCATAGGCTCCTACCATCTATTACTTTATATTCTTAATTATGTTCCTGACAAATAAATGTCTCCTTGTATATATTGGCTCATCTTTATTTTGGATTCAAAAATCTAAAATCCAAATAATGatacaaatatttactaaacattGTCCCATAGTCCTCATCCACATACTTCATAGCCCTAAAAAAACCACATATGTGAATTAGCTTTTAGGAAATAATGTACTTCAGTCATATTTGTTTTTAGTAAACAAGGTACTCTTTGCCCCAAGGAGCTGTTTTCTTTCAGGTCCTTACAgtaattttatttgatgttttattTCACGTTCTTAGAACTGCCTGTCCCTGACCAAATGCTAAAAAAGGCTGTTTTTCTCAGTGTCTTCCACAAACATTCtttgtttctgcttctttttataaattaaatgtcTAAATATAAAAGGTGAACCACCTTATACCAGAATATACCCTGCACTTTCTCAACGCTCAATTTTAATTCATGCTATTTCctccatttataattttcttccttatcaTTTCTAATTGAAATTCAACACATTTTCTAAGTCTTGGCTCAACTCAATTACTCCCTCCTCCATGAAGACTGTCTTATTTATACTATAGGCCATTTTATTCCCTTCTGCGGTTATGGTATCATTTGTGTACTTATCTGATTTCTCATATTAGACTCTAAGCTTGTAGATAGCAAAGGCTGTGTCTAATTCATATTTGTAACTAGTATTTTGCcttgtatataaacacatatagttttattactttacaaagaagcaaatgagataattaaaacaaagttattttgaaattttaacaTACTACAAAAATAAGTTATTGTCACTGAAGTTGTTCCTAGATCACAGACATGGATGGAATGGATCTTAAAAGTTCCTgagtttgagggcagctaggtggcacagtggataaagcaccagccctctactcaggaggacctgagttcaaatccaacctcagacacttgacacttactacctgggtgaccctgggcaagtcatttaaccccaattgcctcaccaaaaacaaaacaaaagtctctGAGTTTGCCCCTTCATTTTTCAAGTGATAAATTCAGACATGTAAGGAAGTTAagagaattgcccagggtcacacaccaagtgtatgaagcagaatttgaatccagttcatTCTGATTCCAAAATCAGTCTCCGATTCACTAGGCCACTGTTGTTGATATTGTTCTTCAGTATGTCAATTGTGTCTACTCTATGTGACCCTATGAACTTTATCCattgagttttcttggtaaagataatgaagtggtttgtcatttttctaCAAGTgtgtcccaattttacagatgaggtactgaggcaaatagagattaaatgactttcccagggttacacaactagtaagtgtaggAGGCCAAATTTTGCATTCAGttgttcctgattccagatccagtgttctgTCCCCTGCACCAGACCCAGTGCTGCCCCTACCAGGCCATTAGTCGTTGCTATAATATTTCCTAAAAGTCTTGTAAGCCTGTCCAAAAATGACATGAGGTGATTCTgttcaaaataaagcaaaaaagctCTTTATAAGCATTGCTtccttttgtaaatatttactaatcattcatttcattcaaataATATATTGCAGATATTTTTGTCAAAAATCAGAGCCAAGATCACTGAAAAAAAGGATTATTTCATATGAATAACCAATTATGGAATTAGGACTAAGGTTTTTCCCCTTACTATTTCTTGGTTCAGAAATCAGCCCATTGTAGTTTATTCAGCCAGCATCTGAAGGACATttctgataatgagattggattaaGTTTCTCTTCAATCTTGTTCAGACTATACCCAAGTGGGAAAGATTAgttctgattaaaaagaaaaacagaatttaaTCTAGGTGAATTGCAGCCCAGTGTGTTTTACTCAAGTTTTGGTTGCTGGGTGGTCTAGATTTCCTGGGCCCTGGGGTGGTCTGGGTACAGATAAGTAAGAGTCATATAGTCAAAGTCATGGCTCCtggcccctcattagaataggcccaCCTGTCactataatattaattttatctttgttaaCCAATTAAATTTGATTGTCATCTGttgggaacacccactcttccaagggcatataaataTCAATAGGTAGACAAGATTCATCTTTGGTTCaaaagagatggccaaatgactgtcagttttattatttgctagctataattaattaaataaataattacctAGAAATTATGTCTTTCAAATTTTTAATACAACAAATCACTGACCTATAGGTAGCAGATTctactttccattttaaaaaaatatcacaaaATTTGCTATTCTTTAGAGTTCTTATTTTTCTATACTGTCTTTAAATGATCAGTGACAATAGATCAGCAATTTTTTCTGCCCTCTATACCCTTGGCCTAATGATATGATTTCATCAGGGACACTAATACTCTCTTACTGCCTTCGTACTTTTCTTGGGCAATAACAatcatatgttgttgttgttttaaatatctGCTTCTTCCTATCAAAATATTATTCTCAATGGcctagaaaatatatatataaaataagagtgGAGGGTTTCAGTATTGAGCTTTTTCTTCTTGCCTTCATCAAATATCACCATCCCATTTCCACTAAGCAGAACAATTTTCTCTCAGTTTTGGTTCTTCATTTTTCCATatagataaaacaaaaattttgctTCACATTCCTTACAAAGCTCAGCTTTTTCTGAGTTAAACTGCTTCTGACACTATTCTAACAGGACTATattaagtcaaatcaacaagcatttatcatgtaCCAAAGATACAAAACCCTGTCCCAGTTCTCAGGGAACTCATAGTATAATAgaagagataacatgcaaacaactatatgcaaacaaaatcaatcaattgatctaTCATCTCTCCatctattacacacacacacacacacacacatatatatatatatatatatatatatatatatatagagagagagagagagagagagagagagagagagagagagagaaggtaaactatatatatatgtatgtgtgtgtttgtatgtatatatatatatatata is drawn from Dromiciops gliroides isolate mDroGli1 chromosome 2, mDroGli1.pri, whole genome shotgun sequence and contains these coding sequences:
- the LOC122740069 gene encoding ganglioside GM2 activator-like, with translation MKPLSLGVVLVMSLSWPAPADKDSFCLDKVSDFLWQNCDYGHDPVLFSSLEVEPVPSCTLGKATICMETKTTVPLTSVKAVVTGEKSGFWLQIPCLKNIGSCTYRDICETIDSFIPPGEPCPKSLHTFGLPCYCPFKKGTYSLPKTRFQIPPMKMLPSLSSGNYYAQIILSNDNTHLSCFKINVSLMEK